A window of Oryza glaberrima chromosome 2, OglaRS2, whole genome shotgun sequence genomic DNA:
TCGAGAAGAACCCGTTCGTGGGGGAGCCGTGACTGGTGCTGGCACAGGCGCTGCTCAACTCCGGgcacgacgaggaggcggaggcggcggcggaggagggggtgaGGCTGGTGGTGGAGTGGGGGAGCAGCTGGGACAAGCGGATGTCGTGGGAGGGGTGGGTGTCGTGGGGAAGAGTTCTCCGCGACGGAGCTCATCGCCGGCAATGGCCGCGCACCGCATGGGGCATCATCAACCTCGGCCTCGTCAAATaatcaattaaattaattaatggaaTTAATCTCTCTCTGGAATTGGATTGTACTGTATGGTATTGGTATGTACTATAATGAAGTATGGAATAAATGTTAAATGGGCCGGAAAGAAACAAGTCTTGTTGGGCTGTGACGTGGTGGGCGGCACCGCCTATTGGGCCACCCAGGAAGGAGTTCCTCTCGCCATTGATCCGTCCCCTCCCAAAACCAAAACGAAACGCACTCGTGAATGCCATGCCATGGTGGTGAAGCGATCGCGGAGTCGTCTCCTACCTCCGCTCCCTCTCCACTTCATCCGCTTCATTCTCTCCCATTCCCATCCTCATCATGCGCGACTGCGAATCGGAGGGAGGGGACGCTCGGCGTCCATGGGGAATATCACTAAACTTGAGCGTGCTCGTTCCCATGTCACCCCGCGCCGCACTTCTCGCAAGGTCGAATCTGCGTCAATGTCAGATAAGTGCGAGATCCAATTCCAAGGCGCATCAGGCGGTCCAGAACAGTCGCCCAAGCCTCCAATTTTGACAGAGcttcttcttccccaccgccgccaccgctggatCTTTTAAATTGCCCTGGTAACTAATGATTCCTTATTTCAGCATCCTTTTCCTTTGTTTAACTCCCagcccttttgtttttttttttaaaaaaattccctCTACCGTTCATCACGTTgactgttttctttttccccttcaaATGTCGTCTCGTGGCTTCGAAATCAGATGAATTCAAATCACTGGGAACGGACAGACTACTTCCTTGTGACTTAAAAAACTCTAGTCCGTGTGCTTTGCAGCAGTACGATGCCTACCTTCACTGGTTTTACTACTTTCATAGAGGTCATGCTCCTCTTGCATCCCTTTGTGATGCTGCCTCCATGGTAACCCCCGCTCTATTCTCTATGAAATCACTACGAAATTGCTGTGTTGGGTCACGAAACTCTATTCGAAATTTGTATTTCTTTTAATAAAGAAACTATGCTAAAAAAGTAATTCATTGGATTTGTCCAATACAAATTTAATGATGATTCTAATACAAAATTCATACCAACTGTCAAGTGTTAACAAACATGATTTTAACTGTTGTTAACGTACTTTTATGGGCACATGATGTAACCGTGTTATCCATTTTGTGCCTCTTCGTGAATAAATAGGAaccaaataattataattagactGTCATGAGAAAAGCCCTATTCTAGGTACAGTCAAATCTTCCAATACGGAATACTCACCGTACAAAAACCTCCAATCCAAATGGGGCTTCACTATGAAACAATTATTTGGGTATTTTCACTTTTTTAAGCGTTTGAACCTATGCCCAGCCCTGTTGCTTCATTCATTTGGCTGACTGCTGTGACACTAACTGCAGCCTCCGTGGGAGGCGGTTTTTGTAATTGCTCCGTAGCTCCTTCCTTTATATTCACAGCAGGATTCACTTAAATTACACCATTTATTCTTTGAAGTATTTATTGGGAATGACATGCATAAGTAATTATATGGTTTCTTTCTTTGAAAGTGTTTGGAGAAGGAGAACAGCATGACGCTCTTGTGGAGAACTGTAAAAGCCTTTAGTTATATTCAAGGTTCCATAGTGGGTGAGTGCATTGTTGAATGGATGCGTACCGTGATTAAAGAAAAAGGTGAAATAGAACATCCATTTGGCATCGCTGCTGCTAAGGTACATCTAAATCTCCTGGCTGTTTAGTTTGGCATTGATTACCATATTGATTCTGTTTTAATGATTGAAAGAGAGGCTCACTAGTTTCTTGTATTGgttatttgcacaaaaaaaaatgatggatgGTTTCAAGTGCATTGCTAAGGAGGCTGAGTTGATTTCCGAATGGCTGAGGCATGGGCGCCGTATGCTTACCGATGATGAGTACACCTTGTGCCATGAAATCCGGGCTGTTGCTTGTAAACCTTTTGTTTTCCGTGGGGAGTGGACTGTTGATATTGCTGCTGCCCTTCTGGTATGTGCATGCCTGCCTTCACCTAACCACATTCTGGTATGCTTGTCTAACGTTTGTGTCACTTGAATTTGATCAATTTATTTGCACCATCAGGGTATCAGAAAGGAGGCTGAGTGGTTGATTGAGAACTTGAAGCGTTTTCCTGTTGAATCCATTAGTACCTCCATGAAGATTCGACAATTTGCCTTGGATTTTGTGTGGGAAAAGATTGGTGAGTATGCATCATATAAGAATAAGGAGAGCAGTGAAAGTGAAATGGCTTCTGAAAGTGATGCCGATGTCACTGAAAGCAATGATAACGACTATATGGTACGGTGTATGTTGTGAAAAATATGCTCTTGATTTTACTCAATGGAGATATCAATCTCATGCTACATATATAGCTGACTCACATGTATGGTTTTGGATTGTTGCCAGGTTTGCTATGACGAAGACTACTTGAAACTTGGTATATGAACGCATGTTGAGACCAAATATATCAGGCACAAGGTCTCGCCCCCTTCACCCGCACACGAGGCAATATCTTCATGATCAAAGCAAGAGTAAAGTAAAGACTGAGTTAACTAGATATCTCGAAGATATTCCTCAAGAAATGATTTCCCTGATGATGATTTTGACATACTCCAGTGGTGGAGTGTGAACTCTTGCAAATATCCAATATTATCACGCATGGCACTTGATTTGCTTGCTGTCCCTGCATCCTCAGTTGCATCAGAGTCTGCATTTTCTACTGGATCAAGAATCATTAGCGACTATAGGAGTAGGTTGGCTAGTGGAACTGTGGAGGCATTGGTTTGCCTTCAAGATTGGATGCGAGCCGATGGTATGAAGCCTACTTTAGTTGTGCATTGCTACTTATATTATGGGCCATGAACTTATTTAtgttgaacttttgtattctgATGTTTTAGGTTTTGGTGATCCATATTCAATTCTAACTGATACGGCTGAGGGCGATGATGTTAATATGCAACTATTAGGTATTCAAATTACTTGATTTTATATTTCTGTATGTCTAATTGAATATGGGTACTATGATGatctaataataatttacaaTTTATTCTACATTTGCTTCTTAAATGAGTTGCTAGATCTGGAAAAAGAGTTGTGTACACATGCTGCATTACCCCCTCACCATGGTCATAAAACTGTAACTGAAAATTGTTTCTGTTCCTTAAATAGTACTACATAATTTTATCTTCATTTCTAGGTAGTTTGGACCTCTCTTTTTCTGGGGGTCAGATTCACTTCTATTCTGTTAGATTGCTTTTAAATTCAATCCAAGATGTTCTGGCACTGGCAATGTAGATTATGTTCCAACTTTTAACCCCTTTTTTTGTCACTGGGCAGGACATTAAATCATTTGACATCTCAGGCAAATTACCATGTGAGTTCTATGCAATCTGGGTTCTGAGAAATTTTGCTAGTTCTGGAGCAGTGGTCAGTGGAGCTTGCTTAGTTTCCCAGCTCATATCAGTGTTTCCCACACATGTCAGATTACATCCAAAATTTGTATGATGTATTGGAAATTTAGTTGAGCCTGGGATTTCTGGACTTCTTTTCTGCCGTTGAGCCTGAAATTCATATTTGATTTTGCCTGGTGAATTCTGCATGAGTGACAGGAATAGATGCAAGGATCAGGCGGCTTTGTTGCTGTCAGGATATGCATGTCTTTTgagtccttttttttcccctttatgCTGTTGTTAAGCTATGAATATTTTGGAAAGGGATTTTTTTAGGACAATTTGATTAAGGATCGGTGGATTTTTATGCCAAATTGTAGACTCTGCTTTTCGCTGCAGTCACTGTCTTTCAGAAGATTTCAGGGCTCAAGATGGTTTCTAATATTTACTGATTTTCTGTTTCATCTGAAGATTCACCCCTGCAAGCCTGCATTTTTGCTTATACTGAAGAACTCTGAGTCTTCATGCTTGCATACCATATATCgcagtttttttcctttcattttggTTTAATTAGCAGATGTAATTGATGCCACAGTTGAAGAGAAGGCAGTAATTTTTCTTGCATTGACAGTGACAACTAATGCTGGATACTAAGGCAGTAATTTCTCATACGAATTGAAGCCCGTACGAGAGTGATTACACATGATTTTACACGCATAAACAGCACACACATTTGCGGGACCCGCCTGCAAGCCGCCGGGCAAATGCGGGCGTGCGGACGCGGGCGCAGCCTgcccgctccagccgtgcgggCAATGCCCCTAGTGCAGTCTCCTTTCGTCATGGGTGATCTGATCATTGGTCCGATGCTTCTGGCTAAACCTATTCCCAGTGGCAGTGTGTGTGCAAGAAGTTCAATGAGTGCTAGTCCCGATACTCCGACTTAGAAATTAACAACCTCTCTTCTGCTCGCACGCAGTTGTTTTATTTTGATGACTTTCTCCCGGACAAACTTATCTCTAATCTTACCTGTGCTGTGCTGTATCGATCTACAGTCCATTATGCAATGAATAATATAAGCCGCTACTGCCGTGCAGGCCATTAGGGAGCACAAGTCGCCGCGCTGCTCGATCCGCATGGCGATGACGTACGTACATGCTCGCCCATGGCCCCTACTGCTCTGCACAAGTCATAGTTGGCGTGaatcaagtgaacttattcctagttGTTGGGCTGTGATGTGGTGGGCGGCACCCCATCTCGCCTTCCTTCTTTCACCTCCCAAAACGATCGCGCCGTCGTCTctttccccctccctctccctcttcacTCTCCATCCGCTTCATTCTTCATCATGTGCGACTGCGAATCAGAGGGAAGGGACGCTCAATCAGCGTCCATGGGGAATATCACTAAACTTGAGCGTGCTCGTTCCCATGTCAACACTTCTCAAACCCTAACATCCTCCTCAGTGTCGGACAAGTGCGAGATCCGATTCCAAGGCGGTCCAGGAGTACAAGTCGCCCAACCCTCCcgaaaaatttgataatttgacatttttttccttGTCCAATTACTTTAATTGACATTTATGAGGATAACATATGGGACCATCTGAGTGAATGAAAGTTGGCCAGGATGTCAAATAATCGAAACCCATTGAAAAGAGTGTTAAATTATCAATTTTGACACAGcttcttcttccccaccgcTCCATCTTTTAAATTGCCCTGGTAACTCCcaattcttttttgttttgtttaatttaattaattcccTCTACTGTCGTTCATTACATtaacttgtttttgttttttttcccatgtgGCTTCCTAATGGCGAAATCAGATGAATTCAAATCACTAGGAACGAACAGACTACTTCCTTGTGACTTGAAAAACTCTAGTCCGTGTGCTTTGCAGCAGTACAATGCCTACATTCACTGGTTTTACTACTTTCATACAAGTCTTGCTCCTCTTGCATCTCTTGTTGATGCTGCCTCCATGGTAACTCCCACTCTATTTCTCTGCTTGCTTACCTCTACGAAATCACTACAAAGTTGCTTGCTGTGTTGGGTCATCcgaaatttgtttttcttttacagAAACTATGCTATGCTAAAAAAAGGTCTAAGTCATTGCATTTGTCCAATACAAATTTACTGATATGACTCTAATACTAAATTCATACCAACTGTTTAAGTGTTAACAAACATGATTTTAACTGTTGTTAACGTACTTTTATGGACACGTGATGTAACGGTGTGGTCCATTTTGTTCCTTTTCGTGAATAAATAGGATCCAAATAATTAGAATTAGACTGTCACGAGAAAAGCTCTATTCTGGGTACAGTCAAATCTTCCAATACGGAATAGTCGCTATACAAAAACCTCAAATCCAAATGGGGCTTCACTATGAAAAAATTCTTTGGgtattttcactttttttaagcGTTTGAACCTATATGCTCCCAGCCCTGTTGCTTCATTCATTGGGCTGCGTGCTGTGACACTAACTGCAGCCTCCATGGGAGGCGGTTTTTGTAATTGCTCCGTAGCTCCTTCCTTTGTATGCACAGCAGGATTCACTTAAATTACACcatttatctttcaaatataTACTTATTGGGAATGATATGCATAAGTAATGATGATTTCTTTCTTTGAAAGTGtttggagaaggagaggagcaaGGTGCTCTTGTGGAAAAATGCAAGAGCTTGTACTTATATTCGTGATTGCTTAGTGGGTGAATGCATTGTGAAATGGATGCGTACCGCGATTAACGTAAAAGATGAAAGAAAACGTCCATTTGGCATCGATGCTGCTGAGGTACATCTCAATCTCCTGGCTGTTTAGTTTGACTGATTGATTGCCATATTCATTCTGTTTTAATGATTGAAAGAGAGGCTCACTAGTTTCTTGTATCGGTTATTTGCCCCCAAAAAAAATGGTTTCAAGTGTATTGCTAAGGAGGCTGAGTTGATTTCTGAATGGCTGAGGCATGGGCGCTGTATACTTAACGATGAGGAGTACGCCTTCTGGTATGTGCATGCCTGCTTTCACCTAACCAAGTTCTGGTATACTTGTCTGAAATTTGTGTCACATGACTTTGATCAATTTATTTGCACCATCTGCAGGGTATCAGAAAGGAGGCTGAGTGGTTGATTGAGAACTTGAAGCGTAATAATGTTGAATCCATTAGTACCTCCATGAAGATTCGGCAATTTGCCTTAGATTATTTGTGTGAGAAGTATGTTGAGTATGGATCATTTAAAAAGGAGGAGAGCAGTGAAAGTGAAATGGCCTCTGAGAGTGATGAAGATGTCGTTGAAGAACACACCTACTATGTGGTACGGTTTATGCTCTTGATTTTACTCAATGGAGATATCAATCTCATGCTATAGTTGTCTCACATGTTTGGTTTTGGATTGTTGCCAGGGTGACCTACATGATGAAGACTACTTGAAACTTAGAAGAAGACTACTTGAAACTTTTTCCATAAACGCATGCTGGGACCAAATATATCAGCTGTTTTCTTTTGATGAATTTCTCTTGGACAAACTATCTCTGATCTTACATGTGCTGCTGTATCGATCTACAGTCGTCCATTATGCAAtgaatttcctttttctttcggCATAGTTATGTCCGATCTTATTATTGAACCTTTGTGTTGGAAGTGGTATGGCTGCGTCATCTGCTATAGAACGCCACTAATAATACTCCGTCTCGGCACCATGGAGATGCACATGCCTCCTCGTCGATCAGTCGTCGCCTGCGTGCCCCGTCAGCCGTTGCCGCTGCCGGACGAGCTCACGAATAGCTCGTGTGGATTGCACACGTCACAACGAACAAAGTCAAAAACTGATTCATAGGAATCATGCATTCAGAGAGATTCATATGATCCAAATCAAATAGACAAGCCTGCAATCGATAAATGCTTctaccttcgtcccataatataaaaattttttttagatgtggCGTCAAATAATCTCTACGGACCGCGTGTactctaataaataaataatcatcCGATGGGATGGGCCGGAAAGAGTGACTAATTGTGCTTTCAGTTCACAACAAagcaaggaaagaaacaactctTGTTGGGCCAACAATAATGTAATGTAAGGCGATTGCCACAGTAAAATTAGCTATTACTTATGCAACCACTTATGTGCATCATGCGGTGCATAATGAAAGATGATAATGTGGTGTACAGTGGCATTTATCAGTTCACCAAAAACTAAGTTAAATTTTGACCTatacattgagaaaaaaaaagataaattctaATGTGAACAATAccgctactattcatacgctaaatttatctttttcaCATCTTcatgtgtgagttgagtttggacctAATTTTTTTAGAGTGGTATATATGTTGGGTGAGTGTTGTCAAATTCTTCAAGAATTTTATATAACTGTTCGGATGGTTTTTAAAACGAGGGGGGAGGGGGCATCCCCTCGAtaaatcaaaatagtttcccgcAACAAATCCAATTATAGATGTCAACAAAAATGATTGGGGTATTCTTTTCTAGGTGCTCTACCCTTACAAAAGGAATAGATGGAGGGACGTGGTCGCTGACATGTTGGCTTATAGACAAAGACCTCCATATGTCAGTGACCACGTCATAGAGGCAATAATGGTAGAAGATATGATTCTCTTGCAAAACTACTAGATGTTCCTGCGTAGTTTTACATTgagcaatatttaaaaatatacaattAAAATTCAATATACAACTCTTACTGCTCATATGTTTCCGTAACTAcaattttgtttggtatatAACTCAATCTACCTTAACCACCACCGTATAATCTAAACATATTTCTTCTCTCCCTATGATGAACGTGATGGTTTTTAGGCCTTCAAAACGATAGCGATGTTCATTTTCGTCATCTATTTATAGTAACTAGAGATAATGCTTTGGACCTGCCCTGCCACCAGGATGCGAGTTGGATGCTCCAATTCGGATTGGGTGAAGCTGGGAGTTGGGAGGCAAGATAGGCACAGCAAGTCGGGTCGCCATCCATCAATCCTTTCATTCATATTGGCCGGCCCATTCATGATGAAATAATGTTGTTCGATTGGTATATATCACAAGCACACATGCTTTTCTTTAAACTATTGAAGTGTTGTTCAATGGAGTAATTAACTCTGGTAGGAATCGGATTCAGTGATATTCATATTATCCAAAATAACAGTGAAGCCTGCAATCGATATTCGATACTACTCCAGTACTAAATGCTAGTGATAGTATTAGCGTTGAATGATGCTAGTACGAAGTTAAAGCGAAGTATGCAGATGCAGCCATGCATGGAAGGCAGATGCAGATACAGCCATGCATGGAAGAATTCGTTCGTtgctctccagtctccactctCTGCAGTCGTCCGTCATCAGAGATGGAACTGAAAGTACTGTACACAGGAGTACTCCACTCTCTGGGCTGGACGCATCATCACAACCTATAGTGATGGTAGTACGATGCAGTGCAGGCGATGCAAACATGCAACACATCATTCATCAATGATCAATCAGTCATGGACTCATGGGTATGACCAGACTGAAAAGCTTAACGCATTTTCTGGCCTCCCTCCTGCTGCAGCAGAGTGTAGTATCAAAGACACAAAGAAAGAATCAAGAATGGTACTTGAGGTCTGCTTTACGTACAGAAAAAAGTTATCATGGAGATAGCATGTACTATGTGTGCGTAGAAATTGCTGTAGTAGATCGCATCAGCTCATCCGAACAAGAAGGTCGTGGGGcatgtttgggggagcttaaaattctaagaagctactgctgagaagctagctggtgagaatctggaaaagctagAAAACCTAGCTTctgacttctagttcatttcccagattctacaactacagattTTCAGAATCTAGATAAAAAATTGGactgtttaggggagcttctGACTACTGGAGATTCTagaagaagctgcagctgctaaaagctcccccaaacagacccGTAGTCGGCTGTCTCCGGCCTGGCCTCCTGCCAAAGTGCCAAGGaaacaaaaaggaaaggaagaaaGATGGGGCAGGTTAGGTTAAGGTGGGCTGGAAATTCGCCTCGCCCTTTTCGTCCAAGTTTTGCTATTCATTTCACACATCCCTCATTAGTCACAGAAATTGCTCACCAAGTCACCAGTAGTAAGATGTAGTATTACTTTAGTGTAGTAAGTAAAAAGAGGCACATAAATGATATTTAAGGCAGGAAAATGGGGATCAATTCATTTCACATCATCTTCTAAAACCCTTGTATGCTGAAAGAAAGagacctgctgctgctgctgctgctgctgcagtgctTGCATTTGTTCGGTCCAGAAACAAGAGGCTGCCACAGTCCAAGTCAAATTCAATCCTTTTTTTGCGCTGTGCACATGCACAGGCTGCTATATTTTTCCTGCAACTAGCAGTATTTGCCTGGCTTCATTGGCCACACCTGCTGCAGATATTATAGACTCCTTAACATGCTAATGATGCAAGCACAGCAACGAAAGCAACATCCCCAATTCGGCTCCGTCATTGGACGGAAAGCGAAAGATCATTCGATTCCTTATCAACCATCGCAAATTCGCAATACCATTCCCTAAAACAAAGTGCAATGTGAAGCCACATTTTTCCCCAACACCTGAATTTCAGATTTCCACAGTACTACTCCAGTTCAAAGGAAAGTGCTTGATGAAAGTTGAAACAATCTCCATTGCTCTAACAATTACTGCTCACAGCTATTGAGCCATAGggcacagaaaaaaaatttctacCACTAGAACAGTTTTTAACAGACAAACTGAGCTAACGATAGATGGCAGTGAAGTACGAGCGCCATCTTGTCCACCATTATCCAATTATTAAAGCCACAAGACAGGATCTTGGACGATGCAGTacctatcatcatcatcatttcaTCAAGCTTCTGTTTTACTACTAGtacaatccttttttttttaccaagggGTGTATATGTACTTATATCTGTACTGTAGCTTTTTGGATCAGGTAACTTTACGGCACACTATCTGAGTATGTAATCAAGCACGAACAAAAGAggcagagaaagagagaaaggagtAGTAGTACTGAAACAATGTTGTTGACATCCAAGTTCACTTTTATCTTAATCATTTGAGTAATGCAAAAGAATTACTGCTAGTACTACACAAGGAGCACTAAAGCAGCAGAAGCAAACGCACATACAGTGGGAGGGCAGAGACAAGATGATGCATAAGCAGATACAGAGTTGACCATCTTGAGTGTTATCCAGGATGAAAAAGGAAGTGTAGAAAAGAGAGGAGCGAGGAAAAAAGGGAAAGGCAGAGAGATCGAAAGGGATCACACCCACTgaacacacaaaaataaaaaggacaaggaagaaagaaagaaaagctaaGTGCAAGCGCGCCTTCATTATCGTGCACTGATAAATTAAACAGGGCACCAACCAAACCAGGCGCAGAGACAGGATTCCTCCACATAAAAAAGTTGGTTTGCCACCGAGacgccctcccccacccccacggTATTATTCTAATTCCAGCGCAGCGCACATGCACAGTGCTTGCTGCTTACTGCAACATTGACATTGCAATGCTATCCAAAGACTCTAATTGACGATGAACTTGCAGTTTTTGCGAGCATGACgataatgataataataagCATATCATGGTACTACTAGAAGGAAAAAAGAGTGACAGAGACATAGCAACTAACAGTcacaggcaggcaggcaggcaggcaggcagcaggaAGATGCATTCTTGATTCTGTGTGTTTCTCCTTGCTTATTTTGTCCATTCATTCATTCTCAATCATTCATGGTGATAATTTAACACATGAAACAatccatacatacatacatacatggcATACGTACAGAGGAGCTGAACTACCAGCCTACCAACAATTacttattattactattattctCCCCAAGCACTAATCCAATCCAGAGATGAACACAAgagcaacaagaagaagaagaagaagaattctGGACAAAAGGCCTAAAGAGCTAGAGCAGCAAGCAGACAGAAACAGAGGAACAAGTGAGACGACTTACATGGCCTTCTTTTGGGTCAGGTAAATTTCTTTTGTTCATTTCTTGGCACAGCATTTGCAGCTGTACATGTGATTGACGCCAACTATGACTCGTGCAGCAGACAAGTAAGCAAGCAAGCACGCCTTCTTTTCTTTGTCTTGTTTCTTGGAGCAGCATAGCACACCGATGCAACGAAATGAGGAAGGAAATCACAAATGAATTTAGAGATGTCCACACTGACTGACTAGAAATCACACGCACGACAGAGCAGTTCCCCTGATTACTGCAAAGCAAGCAAGGCAAggcaagaaaaggaagaagagttTGTTTTTCATCTtgttgatggtggtggtggagtcaCGGTGCACAGcaggggatggatggatggatgagagAAGCAGAGACCTAACCTAATCAGCGGCTAAAGCTCCTATGTCAACCCAACTGGGAAGAAGCAAAGAGCACAGAGCACAGGGCTGAAATTTGCACTAAAACCAACCATGTCTGATGGCTCAATTTTGCTGAGCACTGTAATTGTTGC
This region includes:
- the LOC127764286 gene encoding uncharacterized protein LOC127764286 translates to MTLLWRTVKAFSYIQGSIVGECIVEWMRTVIKEKGEIEHPFGIAAAKCIAKEAELISEWLRHGRRMLTDDEYTLCHEIRAVACKPFVFRGEWTVDIAAALLGIRKEAEWLIENLKRFPVESISTSMKIRQFALDFVWEKIGEYASYKNKESSESEMASESDADVTESNDNDYMVCYDEDYLKLGI